The Mesotoga sp. UBA6090 region GATATGCAGGCGGATATACAAATAGGGCAAACTCAGTGTATCCGCTATATGAAACTTTCGAAGCATTGAATTACAAGATCGAAGAGGTTAAGCATTTCTATACTTCAAAAGGGCTGCCTCCGATGTTCAAACTCACATCAGATTCAAAACCAGCTTGTCTCGATAATGTACTAGGAGAACTAGGATTTGAAGAAAAGGATCGGGCTCTTGTAATGACAAAGGTAATTGCCGGTAAGCCTTGTGATCTTTCCGATCTGGATGTCCTCTCCAGTCCAGAAGACAGATGGCTTGAACTATTCTTCTCGCTCAATAAGAGGGCAAGAGAAAATCAAGTGTGGGCAAAAAGGCTGTTAACATCGCTCCCTCCAAAAAGCTCGTTTGTGCTTCTGAAAAAGAAAAGGAGGGCTGTCGGTTGCGGTTTTGCCGTAATCCAGAGTGATTTTATGGGGCTATTTGGAATAGCTGTGAGAGAGACTGAACGGCGAAAAGGATATGGAAGAGAGATAACTGAAAAACTCCTGGAAGTTGGGAGGAAAAGAGGCGCAAAGATCGCTTATCTTCAAGTCGATGAACCGAACAGAAATGCCATAGCCCTTTATTCGAAGATTGGTTTTCATGAGGAATACCAGTACTGGTACAGAGTTGGTGAATAGATGCTGCATACTGTTGATATCTTCAGAGATCTGACTTTTCAGGAAAGAGAAGAAGTACTTTCGGGTTCACGGACAATAACTTATTTGAGCAATCAAATCATCTATACGCCAGAAGACAAATGGGATTCGCTTAGCATAGTTCTCAAAGGCTAATTGAGGATATCGAAGCTACTTCCTTCTGGCCAGGAACAGATCATCAAACACTTTGAGAAAGGAGAGGTGTTTGGCGAAGCTCTCGTATTTGCCGGAAGAAAATATGCTTCATACGCGGTGTCAGAAGAAGATTCGTAGATTCTTAATATCCCGAAGGGAGTACTTCTAAGCGCCTTCAAAAACCAGCGTTTTCTGCTATCCTATCCCAGAAGCATTTCTGAAAAGACCC contains the following coding sequences:
- a CDS encoding cyclic nucleotide-binding domain-containing protein — encoded protein: MRISKLLPSGQEQIIKHFEKGEVFGEALVFAGRKYASYAVSEEDS
- a CDS encoding GNAT family N-acetyltransferase yields the protein MSRIRMLEEISLNLWPAIDSRFRDGWIIRYAGGYTNRANSVYPLYETFEALNYKIEEVKHFYTSKGLPPMFKLTSDSKPACLDNVLGELGFEEKDRALVMTKVIAGKPCDLSDLDVLSSPEDRWLELFFSLNKRARENQVWAKRLLTSLPPKSSFVLLKKKRRAVGCGFAVIQSDFMGLFGIAVRETERRKGYGREITEKLLEVGRKRGAKIAYLQVDEPNRNAIALYSKIGFHEEYQYWYRVGE